In Geobacter sp., a single window of DNA contains:
- the gspE gene encoding type II secretion system protein GspE, producing MTVTLDPAALAARLDLPFQEEIDDSQVDTVLLHKLPLAFARNRQVLPLHLVDGRLLVAMGDPTDLLALDELRGLYGSPPQGVVVPRPQVLDAINRHYSRLAGSAQDVVEELEGEDLSTIATELSRPRDLMELADEAPVIRLLNSILFQAVKERASDIHIEPFEQELEVRFRIDGILYRMLTPPKVVQDALTSRVKIMAGLNIAEKRLPQDGRLRVIVAGRDVDIRVSIIPTFFGERVVLRLLDKQKGVISLANIGLAPGQVALMERLLSRSNGIILVTGPTGSGKTTTLYAALSRLNSPEKNIITIEDPIEYQLKGVGQIQVNARIDLTFANGLRSILRQDPDIIMVGEIRDAETAEIAMQASLTGHLVLSTLHTNDAASAVTRLIDMGIEPFMVASTLSAVIAQRLVRVICPHCREEYAPDREYPGITLPPTLYRGRGCDKCFNLGSIGRIGIYEMLLIDSEICSMIMQRKPAGLIKEYAISRSMQTLRDDGLAKVAAGITTIEEVLRVTQDDYADLPL from the coding sequence ATGACCGTAACTCTCGACCCAGCAGCATTGGCAGCCCGACTGGATCTGCCGTTCCAGGAAGAGATCGACGATTCCCAGGTGGATACGGTGCTTTTGCACAAGCTGCCACTCGCATTCGCCCGCAACCGTCAGGTCCTCCCCCTGCACCTTGTTGATGGCAGGTTGCTGGTTGCCATGGGCGACCCCACCGACCTCCTGGCACTGGACGAACTGCGCGGGCTCTATGGCTCACCGCCCCAGGGGGTGGTAGTGCCGCGCCCGCAGGTGCTCGACGCCATCAACCGTCACTATTCCCGCCTGGCCGGATCGGCCCAGGACGTGGTGGAGGAACTGGAAGGAGAAGATCTCTCCACCATCGCCACCGAGCTTTCCCGGCCCCGCGACCTGATGGAGCTGGCCGACGAGGCGCCGGTGATCCGCCTGCTCAACTCCATCCTCTTCCAGGCGGTCAAGGAGCGGGCCAGCGATATCCACATCGAACCGTTCGAGCAGGAGCTGGAGGTACGCTTCCGGATCGACGGCATCCTCTACCGGATGCTGACCCCCCCCAAGGTGGTGCAGGATGCCCTGACCTCCCGGGTCAAGATCATGGCCGGGCTGAACATCGCGGAAAAGCGGCTCCCCCAGGACGGCCGTCTCCGGGTCATCGTGGCCGGTCGCGACGTGGACATCCGCGTCTCCATCATCCCGACCTTTTTCGGCGAGCGGGTCGTCCTGCGACTTCTGGACAAGCAGAAGGGGGTCATCTCGCTGGCCAACATCGGGCTGGCACCCGGCCAGGTCGCGCTCATGGAGCGGCTTCTGTCGCGCTCCAACGGCATCATCCTCGTCACCGGCCCGACAGGCAGCGGCAAGACCACCACTCTCTATGCGGCACTCTCCCGGCTCAACTCGCCGGAGAAAAACATCATCACCATCGAAGACCCGATCGAATACCAGTTGAAGGGGGTGGGGCAGATCCAGGTCAACGCCAGGATCGACCTGACCTTTGCCAACGGTCTGCGCTCCATCCTCCGCCAGGACCCGGACATCATCATGGTGGGGGAGATCCGCGACGCGGAGACCGCCGAGATCGCCATGCAGGCGAGCCTCACCGGCCACCTGGTACTGTCGACCCTCCACACCAACGACGCAGCCAGTGCGGTAACGCGGCTCATCGACATGGGGATCGAGCCGTTCATGGTCGCCTCCACCCTTTCGGCGGTCATTGCCCAGCGTCTGGTCCGGGTCATCTGCCCACACTGTCGCGAAGAATATGCGCCCGACCGGGAGTATCCCGGCATCACCCTCCCGCCGACCCTCTACCGCGGGCGTGGCTGCGACAAGTGCTTCAACCTCGGCTCCATCGGCCGGATCGGCATCTACGAGATGCTCCTGATCGACAGCGAGATCTGCAGCATGATCATGCAGCGCAAACCCGCCGGACTGATCAAGGAGTACGCCATCTCCCGCAGC
- the gspD gene encoding type II secretion system protein GspD produces MKIRIARIIIAITLLCLPVQALAKGVVLNFNDVDIATMVKFISDLTGRNFIMDERVKGKISVYSPTKLSTEDAFNVFTSVLELKGFTIVPSGKVYKVVPTSVAKQSGTRIFEEGDRLPVNDSYVARVISLQHISASEAMAFLQPMVSKDGSIAVFGPGNLLLVVDAALNIQKLLDIVQAIDTEQRREGLELVFLKNASAESVANVVREWLGSKDKGTKPGGMQATSGSTTVVADTRLNALMVFGSDAMKEDVKRLVALVDVAPPSTSSKVNVYYLENADATEVAKLLEGVVKGSTATPAAGQAQTAAATQQSPFEGGKISITADKSTNALVIMASPTDYQNLLQVIQKIDRRRRQVFVQAIIAEVSLDKLHELGLQWGMLGAASDGKYATVVGQYDPQGAISTILSTLTTSGTSNLITIPSLGTPANFAAVLKALDTNGAVNVLSTPNILTSDNKEAEIFVGENVPFVTATNLSSTGLSQQSVERKDTGITLKLTPQISEGEYVKLDIYQEISAVKDSKGQATDLVTTKRSAKTSVVVKDKDTVAIGGLIQDQDQETINKVPLLGDIPFLGWLFKYKKVSRTKTNLMILLTPRIVRDAADLADISQQQKERFGQATERTEPVNIRNELNRTP; encoded by the coding sequence TTGAAGATACGCATAGCCCGGATCATCATCGCCATTACCCTCCTCTGCCTGCCGGTCCAGGCACTGGCCAAGGGGGTGGTACTCAACTTCAACGACGTGGATATCGCCACCATGGTGAAGTTCATCAGCGACCTCACCGGGCGCAACTTCATCATGGACGAACGGGTGAAGGGGAAGATATCGGTCTATTCTCCGACCAAACTCTCCACCGAAGACGCCTTCAACGTCTTCACGTCGGTTCTGGAGCTGAAAGGCTTCACGATTGTCCCCTCCGGAAAGGTTTACAAAGTCGTTCCCACGTCAGTCGCCAAGCAGAGCGGCACCAGGATCTTCGAAGAGGGTGACCGCCTGCCGGTGAACGATTCCTACGTTGCCAGGGTCATCTCCCTGCAACATATCTCCGCCAGCGAGGCAATGGCGTTTCTGCAACCGATGGTCTCCAAGGATGGCAGCATTGCCGTCTTCGGCCCCGGCAACCTCCTCCTTGTGGTCGATGCGGCACTCAATATCCAGAAGCTCCTCGATATCGTGCAGGCGATCGATACCGAGCAACGCCGCGAAGGGCTCGAACTGGTCTTCCTGAAAAACGCCTCGGCAGAGAGCGTTGCCAACGTGGTCCGCGAATGGCTCGGGAGCAAGGACAAAGGGACAAAACCCGGCGGGATGCAAGCCACGTCCGGCAGTACCACGGTCGTTGCCGACACCCGGCTGAACGCCCTGATGGTGTTCGGCTCCGATGCCATGAAAGAAGACGTGAAGCGGCTGGTGGCACTCGTCGACGTGGCCCCCCCCAGTACCAGCAGCAAGGTGAATGTCTACTACCTGGAGAATGCCGATGCCACCGAGGTCGCCAAGCTGCTGGAGGGTGTGGTGAAAGGCTCCACTGCCACACCGGCCGCAGGTCAGGCACAGACTGCCGCCGCAACGCAGCAGTCCCCCTTTGAAGGGGGGAAGATCTCCATCACCGCGGACAAGTCGACCAATGCCCTAGTCATCATGGCTTCACCCACGGACTACCAGAACCTGCTCCAGGTCATCCAGAAGATCGACCGACGGCGGCGCCAGGTCTTTGTCCAGGCGATCATCGCCGAAGTCTCTCTGGACAAGCTGCATGAACTCGGGCTCCAGTGGGGGATGCTCGGTGCCGCGTCGGACGGGAAATACGCCACCGTTGTCGGCCAATACGACCCGCAGGGGGCCATCTCGACCATCCTTTCCACCCTGACGACCTCGGGAACCAGCAACCTCATCACCATCCCGAGCCTGGGGACTCCAGCGAACTTTGCCGCGGTGCTCAAGGCCCTGGACACGAACGGCGCCGTCAACGTCCTCTCCACCCCCAACATCCTGACCTCGGACAACAAGGAAGCTGAGATCTTCGTCGGCGAGAACGTGCCGTTCGTAACCGCCACCAACCTCTCCTCCACCGGACTCTCCCAGCAGTCGGTGGAACGGAAGGACACCGGCATCACCCTCAAGCTGACCCCTCAGATCAGCGAAGGGGAATATGTCAAGCTCGACATCTACCAGGAGATCTCCGCGGTCAAGGACAGCAAGGGGCAGGCCACCGACCTGGTAACGACCAAGCGTTCCGCCAAGACCTCGGTGGTGGTGAAAGACAAGGATACCGTGGCGATCGGCGGCCTGATCCAGGACCAGGACCAGGAAACCATCAACAAGGTCCCGCTTCTGGGTGACATCCCGTTTCTGGGCTGGCTGTTCAAATACAAGAAGGTCTCGCGCACCAAGACCAACCTGATGATCCTCCTCACCCCCCGGATCGTCCGGGACGCCGCCGATCTGGCCGACATCTCCCAGCAACAGAAGGAGCGTTTCGGCCAGGCCACCGAACGGACCGAACCGGTGAATATCCGGAATGAGCTGAACCGCACGCCATGA
- a CDS encoding PDZ domain-containing protein, with protein MDKWITPVNSSLALFIIMALAMITADLFSSRLAKTFPVSSTARTSSAVATTNVEGLASFAPILELGLFGPATRGKLTPIVAAQQQGTTSTVNQGDLLLLGTAVGSFRETFALIQKTSTKEERVFRLGDTVFTGGRLVAVHKDFADIVVAGRPIRIFSPTAPMGAAGASPPSTIPPSQTGLATQVSSGSYIIDQRALNAALDNIGQAMTDARLLPSSKEGKVEGFKVSEVRPSGIFAMIGIKNGDVLLRLNDFAIDSPEKAIQSLASLKGQTRIKLDLIRDGQPATFSYDIR; from the coding sequence ATGGATAAATGGATAACGCCGGTCAACAGCAGCCTGGCGCTTTTCATCATAATGGCCCTGGCCATGATTACCGCCGACCTGTTCTCCTCCCGGCTCGCCAAGACCTTTCCCGTTTCCTCAACGGCACGTACGTCTTCGGCCGTGGCTACTACAAATGTGGAGGGGCTCGCCTCCTTTGCACCGATCCTGGAACTGGGGCTGTTCGGCCCCGCCACCAGGGGAAAACTGACCCCCATCGTTGCCGCGCAGCAGCAGGGGACAACCTCCACGGTCAACCAGGGAGACCTGCTCCTGCTCGGTACGGCTGTCGGCTCGTTCCGGGAGACGTTTGCCCTGATCCAGAAAACGAGCACCAAGGAAGAGCGCGTCTTCCGCCTGGGAGACACGGTATTCACCGGCGGCCGGTTGGTGGCGGTCCACAAGGATTTTGCCGACATCGTGGTCGCCGGACGGCCGATCAGGATATTCTCTCCTACAGCCCCCATGGGCGCAGCCGGCGCTTCGCCGCCATCCACGATTCCCCCATCTCAGACCGGCCTGGCAACCCAGGTCTCCTCCGGGAGTTACATCATCGACCAGCGCGCCCTCAACGCCGCACTCGACAATATCGGCCAGGCCATGACCGACGCCCGCCTGCTCCCCAGCTCCAAAGAGGGGAAGGTTGAAGGATTCAAGGTCTCGGAGGTCCGCCCTTCCGGCATCTTCGCCATGATCGGGATCAAGAACGGCGACGTTCTGCTCCGACTCAACGACTTTGCCATCGACTCCCCGGAAAAGGCCATCCAGTCGCTGGCATCCCTGAAGGGACAGACCAGGATCAAGCTCGACCTGATCCGCGATGGCCAGCCGGCAACATTCAGTTATGACATACGCTAG
- the mqnB gene encoding futalosine hydrolase, with product MQPILVIASVAQELALLVRSLQGKSEQGAGFPELFSGKIRGRDVLVAATGIGKINTAMGLTSLILQCSPRLIINTGCAGAYPESGLEVGELALASSEVLGDEGVATPSGWESLEYIGIPSLERKETRYFNEFPLTFAPTERAMQLASALDLPLRRGRFVTVSTCSGTSQRGRELYARFSGLCENMEGAAAAQVALQYGIDCLELRGISNLVEDRDLSRWDLSLAMEQAQRFILRYLEHY from the coding sequence ATGCAGCCGATCCTGGTGATTGCGTCGGTGGCTCAGGAGCTTGCGCTTCTGGTTCGCTCACTGCAGGGTAAGAGCGAACAGGGAGCGGGTTTTCCCGAGCTCTTCAGCGGAAAGATCCGGGGCCGGGATGTCCTGGTTGCAGCTACCGGCATTGGCAAGATCAATACGGCCATGGGATTGACCTCCCTCATTTTGCAGTGCAGTCCCCGGCTGATCATCAATACCGGCTGTGCCGGCGCCTATCCGGAAAGTGGGCTCGAAGTCGGGGAGCTGGCGCTGGCCAGCAGCGAGGTCTTGGGCGACGAGGGGGTTGCGACACCCTCGGGGTGGGAATCGCTGGAATATATCGGTATCCCCTCCCTGGAGCGCAAAGAGACCCGATATTTCAACGAATTTCCGCTCACCTTTGCCCCGACCGAGCGGGCGATGCAGCTTGCCTCGGCCCTGGATCTCCCCTTGCGTCGGGGGCGCTTCGTGACCGTCTCCACCTGTAGTGGGACTTCCCAGCGTGGGCGCGAGCTCTATGCCCGTTTCAGCGGTCTCTGCGAAAACATGGAGGGCGCTGCTGCCGCTCAGGTCGCCCTTCAGTATGGTATCGACTGTCTGGAACTCCGTGGCATCAGCAATTTGGTCGAGGACCGCGATCTTTCGCGATGGGATCTGTCCCTTGCCATGGAGCAGGCACAGCGCTTCATTCTCAGGTATCTGGAGCATTATTGA
- a CDS encoding 1,4-dihydroxy-6-naphthoate synthase gives MGCHQHATTLTLGYSPCPNDTHIFHALVHGLIQTPFLLQERLEDVETLNRLVLAGELDMSKVSYHLFGHVRDAYCLLRAGGALGRGCGPLLVAANRVSLAELRNKPIAVPGEFTTACLLLRLFDPGLSRLVFMPFHRIMESVSRGEVAAGVIIHESRFTFEGLGLVKLLDLGEWWEETTGAPIPLGGIVARRSLGREAIAALDRGLAASVAHARANPAASLDYIRHHAQELSDEVCAAHINLYVNEFSLDLGEEGVRAVEVLLERAAAAGVIPRSSRGIFAD, from the coding sequence ATGGGCTGCCACCAGCACGCCACAACCCTTACCCTGGGCTATTCGCCCTGTCCTAATGATACCCATATCTTCCACGCCCTGGTGCATGGACTGATTCAGACTCCCTTTCTGCTGCAGGAGCGGCTGGAGGACGTGGAAACCCTGAACCGGCTGGTGCTGGCGGGCGAGCTGGATATGAGCAAGGTCTCCTATCACCTGTTCGGGCATGTGCGCGATGCCTATTGCCTCCTCCGTGCTGGAGGCGCGCTCGGCAGGGGGTGCGGTCCGCTCCTCGTGGCCGCGAACCGGGTTTCTCTCGCGGAGCTGCGCAACAAGCCGATTGCCGTGCCGGGGGAGTTCACCACGGCATGCCTTCTGCTCAGGCTGTTTGATCCCGGATTGTCCCGGCTCGTGTTTATGCCGTTCCACCGGATCATGGAGAGCGTGAGCCGGGGCGAGGTGGCTGCCGGCGTGATCATCCATGAGTCGCGGTTTACCTTTGAAGGGCTGGGATTGGTGAAGCTTTTGGACCTGGGGGAGTGGTGGGAAGAGACCACCGGCGCTCCCATCCCCCTTGGCGGGATCGTTGCCAGGCGTTCGCTGGGAAGAGAGGCCATTGCTGCCCTGGATCGGGGGCTTGCTGCCAGCGTGGCCCATGCCAGGGCCAACCCTGCGGCCAGCCTCGATTACATCCGTCATCATGCCCAGGAGCTTTCCGACGAGGTCTGTGCTGCCCACATCAACCTCTATGTCAACGAGTTCTCGCTGGACCTGGGGGAAGAGGGAGTGCGGGCCGTGGAGGTCCTCCTGGAAAGGGCTGCCGCTGCCGGGGTCATCCCCCGGAGTTCCCGCGGGATATTTGCCGACTGA